GCTGGAGGATCGCGCCGAGCGCGGCGACTAGCACCGTAATCATCGGGCCGACGTTCGCCGCGGTGAGCGACACGTTCCCGAGGTCCGAGGTGTCGAGGCCCCAGACCATCACGAGCGAAATGATCAGCAGTACGGGCGCACCAATGTCGCGCACCCAGTCGAGTGTCGAGCCCTTCACGGCCTGCGGGGCCGGGCGGCGCGGAGCTTGCTGCTGGCCGAAGCCCGGCTGGCCCTGCTGGCCGAACTGCTGGCCGGCGCCTGGCTGGCCCGGGCCTAGCTGACCGTAGCCCTGCTGACCAGGCTGGCCAGTGTGCCCTGGCTGACCAGGCTGCTGCCCCGCCGCCGGCTGAGCAAACTGCTGACCATACGGCGACTGATTCGGGTGGCCGTATGCATCCTGCGACGCACCGGGTTGGCCCTGCGGCTGAGCCGGAGAGGGCTGACCCCACTGCTGCTGGCCCTGTGGCTGCTGATTCTGCTGGCTCTGGTTCTGGGGGCCGCTCTGACCAAACTGGCCGTGCTGGCCGTTCGGACCGGCTCGCCCGCCACCTTCTGGCGGGGTCCAATTGCTGTCGGTCACTTACAGACTCCTTCACACGCAGAGCCGGGCTCCGCGGATTGTCTTACGTCCTGAAGGCATCGACGAGTGGCCGGAGCTTCTCGGCTGGCGAGTTTGGCCACGGTGATCGCCCCAATTCCCGAGCCTACCGGCCTGATTCTTCGCTCCGGCGCTCTTCATCCAAAGTTCGCCTGCTCGGCTGCGAAATATACGCCGCGGGTCGCAGCCCAGGTGACTCCGTTATCCACAGACAAGCAAACCTTAGGAAGGTTAGCTTGGTTTATGTGATCCTTGTAAAGCACTCTAAAGTCAGCAGAGTTCACAAGGAGTCCCGTTGGATCCGCTCGACAACCCGTACACGCCGAACGCCGGTGCAACTCCTGAAGTAATGATTGGGCGCGACGACCAAGTTGCGACCTTTCGGATGTTGCTACAGCGCGTTGCTCGAGGCCGCCCCGAACAATCAATGATTGTCACAGGACTCCGTGGCGTTGGAAAGACAGTTCTCCTCAACAGGTTCGAGAAGATCGCCAACGAACTTGATTGGGAAGTAATCGCGTTCGAAGCAAGTAAGCATGACGATTCACACTTTCGTCAAACGATGTTCACGCAGTTGAGAGGGGCATTGCTACGCCTATCGCCTCGAAAACGCTGGGACGAGTGGGCCCAACGTGCTGGTGAAGCCCTCAGCGCCTTCGCACTCAGCGTTGATCAAACGGGAACCTTCTCTTTGTCCTGGGATGTGCCTCCTGCGGAGGGTATTGCGGACCACGGTGATATTGCACTTGATCTGATCGACGTATTAGTTGCGATAGGCAAAGCAGCACAGAATAGGGAAAAGGGGCTCGCCATACTTATCGACGAGATCCAGTTCCTATCAACTCCGCAGCTCGAAGCGCTAATTCAATCGATCAATCGAACAGTCCAGTTGAACCTGCCGGTTGCCTTCGTTGGCGCCGGACTCCCCCAAATTGCTAAGCTTGCGGGCGATGCCAAATCGTATGCTGAACGGCTGTTCAAGTTTCCGCACATAGGGGAACTTTCCGAACTTGACGCCGGGTTAGCGTTCACAGAACCTGCGCAAACCGAAGGAGTCATGTTCGATGAAGCGGCCGTGAAACTTGCAGTACAGATCGCGCGAGGCTATCCCTACTTCATCCAGGAACTCGGCTATCAAGTGTGGGCCGTGGCGGAGGGCAACAGAGTCACGGTCGAGGACGTCGTGGCCGCGCAAGAGGCGTATGAGATGAAACTCGATAGCTCGTTTTTCCGTGTCAGGCTTGATCGCGCGACTCCTCTACAAGCGGCATATATGCGGGCGATGGCCCAACTCGGACCCCACCCACAAAAAGCAGCGGATGTGGCAAAACTCCTTCATCGCGAATCCACACAAATTGCACCGACGCGCGCGGAACTTATCGAAATGGGGCTTCTCTATACTCCTGACCACGGATACGCGGCTTTTACAGTCCCGGACTTTGATAAATTCATGCTCCGCGCGATCCCAAGACTCGAGGTTCCTCCAATCCAGAGACGTCGGAAACGCGGCTAGCGATCAGCGTCGCCGCGGCTCTTAGACTGTCAATTCGATCCATCGCGAGTCGGAGCACCGGCCTAGCATTGAAATCATGAACGAAATCACTCCCAAAGACCTCTACGAGCTCGGCACCGACGTCACGCTGATCGACGTCCGCGAGCCCAATGAGGTCGCCGAAGTCCGCGTGTCGTACGCCAAGAGCATCCCGCTGAGCGAGCTCTCCGAGCGCGTCGACGAGATCCCCGAGGGCGCCTACATCATGTGCCACGCGGGTGGCCGCTCGGCGCGCACCGTCGAGCACCTCGAACGGCTCGGCAAATCCACGATCAACGTGACCGGCGGCATCTCCGAATGGGAGCAGGACGGTCTACCCGTCGAGCGCGGCTAACGCTGTCCCCTGGTGGCTGGCTTCGACGATCGGCCACCCGCCCCGGGCACCTACGCCGCGCATCCACTAAGCAGCCTCGCGCTCACCCCGCACCGCGGGCAGCCACGCGATCACGTACCGAGCCGCGAGCATCACGGCCGCCGCAATCAGCACGAGGCCCCATTCCTCGAGTCCGAGCGGTGCCGTGCCGAAGAACTCGCCGATGAACGGCACATAAACGATCGCCAGCATCAGCACGGTCGCAACCAAGACCGCCAGCCAGAACCACCGGTTCCGCAGCTGGATGCGGCTAAACGCGCCGTGCACGCTCCGGCGGTGAATGATGTTCACAAACTGCGTCACAAGGATCGTGACGTACGTGACCGTCGAGGCGAGCTGCGCGGAAGTGTCGGTCGCGGCGAGCCCCGCGGGATCGACCCCGTGCATCCGATACGTCAGTAAATAGCCCGCGAGCGCAAGCACGCCCATCACCGTGCCGCTCAACCCGACATCGAGCAGGGTCCGGCGGTTCAGGATGCGCGCCCGCCGGTCCCGAGGCGCCCGCCGCATCGTCTCGCCCTCCTCGGGGTCCGAGCCGAGGGCCGCAATCGGGAGGATCTCTCCGAGCAGGTCGATCGCAAGAATCTGCAGCACGTTCAGCGCCACGGGCACGCCGGCGACCGCGGCGAGCGCGAGGCTCACCAGGTTGACGACGAGCTCGGCGGCATTCGTCGTGAGGCAAGACAGCACGCCCTTCGCGATATTCGCGTAGATGCGCCGGCCCTCGCGAATGGCGCGCACGAGGGATGCGAAGCTGTCGTCGAGCAGGATGAGGTCAGCCGACTGCTTCGCGACGTCGGTGCCGGAGCGCCCCATCGCGACGCCGATCGACGCGCTTCGCAGCGCCGGCGCATCGTTAATGCCATCGCCCGTGACCGCCACCACGGTGCCCGACCCCTTAATCAGGTTGACGATCCGCAGCTTGTCCTCGGGCGAGACCCGGCTAAAGACAACTCCGCCCGCGAGCGCCAACTCAAGCACCTGCGCATCCGTCAGCTGCTGCAACTGCGCCGTCGTGACCGTGCGAAGCTCGCCGTTCTGCTCATCCACGAGGCCCGCGGAGCGCGCGATCGCGGAGGCGGTGAGTGCCGAGTCGCCGGTGATGATGTTGATGCGGATGTGTGCGCCGAGCGTCGCCGCGATCGCGCTCGGCACCTCGTCGCGGACGGGATCGATCATGCTCGCGACGCCGAGGAACGTCAGTCCCTGCTCGATAATCATCGGGCCCTCGTTCTCGGCCCGCGCATCCTCTCGGTCGAGGTCGCGCACCGCGAGAGCCAGGTTCCGCAGGGCCCGCTGTTCGCGTTCGCGCACGATCCCGAGGATGTGAGCGCGATCCTCGTCGGTGAGCGGCCGCACCGCCTCCCCATCCAGAATCGAGACCGCGCGCTCGAGCACCCGCTCAGGATTTCCCTTGACCCAGGCACGGTACTTGCCCCGCGCATCCAGCCGAATCGAGGTCATCCGCTGCCGCACCGAGTCGAAGGGCAGCTCCCGGATCTCCTGCTGCTCGCGCTGCAGCGCATCCAAATCGATGCCGCCCTTCGCCGCGAGCGTCAGCAGCGCACCCTCGGTCGGGTCCCCGAGAATCCACCAGTCGGCGTGCTCCGCGTCCGGGGGCAACAGCTTCGCATTGCTCGCGAGCACGCCGCACTCGAGCAGGATGCGCGGGGTCGCCTCGGGTGCGAGCGTCCGGCCCTCGTCGTCCACCAGCTCGCCCTCGGGTGCGTAGCCAGTGCCGGTTACGGTGGCAGGTGTCAGCCCGATCAGGAGTTCCTCGACCGTCATCTCGTTCTTCGTGAGCGTGCCGGTCTTGTCGGTACAGATCACGGCGGTCGCGCCGAGGGTCTCGACCGAGGTCAGCCGCTTCACGAGCGCGTTCTTGCGCGCAAGGGTTGAGGATGCTTGGGCAAGGGCCGTGTTGACCTCGGCCGGCAGGCCCTGGGGCACGAGCGCGCAGGCCATGCCGACGGCGAAGAGCAGCGCCTCGCGGAACGGCATGTTCGCCCATACGCCGAGCGCCAGGACGATCGCGGTGAGGCCGACGACGAGTGTGCCCACGACCTGGGCGATGCGCGTCGTCTCGCGTTGCAGCGGGCTCGGCGTCGGGACCGCGCTCTCGCTCAGGCTCGCGATCCGTCCGAGTTCCATGCGCATCCCGGTATCAATCGCGACCCCGAGCCCCTCGCCCTGCGCAACGGTCGTGCCCGCGAAGGCGAGGTTGAAGCGGTCGCCGAGCGGCACCTCGTGCTTGATCGCGTGGGTGTGCTTGCGTGATGGCTCGCTCTCGCCGGTCAGCGCAAACTCGTTGGTGCTGAGCGCCTGCGCCTCGATGATCCGCACGTCGGCCGGCACGAAATCGCCCTCCGCGAGGCGCACGACGTCGCCAGGCACGATGCTCGCCGACTCGATCTCGAGGAGCTTGCCGTCGCGCAGCACCTCCGCGCTCGGTTTGACGAGATCCTCGAGCGACTTCATCGTGTGTCGCGCGCGCTGCTCCTGCGTGAACCCGATGACCGTATTGATACCAACCAGCACGAGCAGCACGATCGACGTGTTCCAGTCGCCGAGGTAGGCGGTGACGGCCGCACACGCGAGCAGCAGGATGATCAGCCAGTCCTTGAACTGGTTCAGGTAGCGGAGAAACGCGTTGTCGCGTTCGAGGGAAATGATTGCGTTCGGGCCAAACTCCTGGGCCCGCCGCTGCGCCTCCTCGGCCGAAAGCCCGGTTGCGCTCGACTCGAGCCGCTCGAGCACCTCGTCAGCGCTGAGCAGGTACGCGGTCTCCGTCCAGCGCTCACTCGCTGCGCCTTCCGAGGCGCTGTCGTGGCCCCGGTGGTGTCGACCAGAATTGCCCTGCTGCGACGCGATCTGCTGCTGCGCATCCATGATTCTTCCCTCTACTCGGCGAATCATTTCGTGAACCTGCTCGGCCCACCCGCGCAAGATTTCGGCATGAGATTACACCCGCATCCGGAGCGCCTGGCTGGAGGTTTCCACAGGCGCCGACGCTGTTGACAGGTCGCGGCGGATCGTCGTTCCTCACCTAGGGTGGATGCATGACTGACGCGGCTTTGGCGACCCTCGAGAGGGTCTGGGGATACTCCGATTTTCGAGGGCCCCAGCGGCAGATCGTCGACACCGTGATCGCGGGCCAGAACGCCCTCGTGCTCATGCCGACCGGTGGCGGTAAATCGCTCTGCTACCAGATCCCGTCCCTCGTTCGCGACGGCACCGGCATCATCATCTCGCCGCTCATCGCACTGATGCAGGATCAGGTTGCGGCTCTCGAGCAGCTGGGGGTGCGCGCCGCGTTCCTGAACTCGACCCTCGACCCCGACACGCGGCGCCTGGTCGAGCAGCAATACCTCGCGGGCGAGCTCGACATGCTGTACCTCGCGCCTGAGCGACTGCAGGCCTCGCTGCCGCTGCTGCATCGCGGCAAGATCGCCCTGTTCGCGATCGATGAGGCGCACTGTGTGTCGCAGTGGGGCCACGATTTCCGCCCCGATTACCTCGGGCTCAGCGTCATCCAGGAGGAGTTTCCCGACGTCCCGCGAATCGCGCTGACCGCGACCGCGACGGTCCAGACCCGCGAAGAAATCGCATCCCGCCTGGGACTCGAGGACGCGCCGAAGTTCGTGTCGAGCTTCGACCGGCCGAACATCCAGTACCGAATCGTGCCGAAGAATCGGGCGCGCGACTCGCTGCTGCGGTTCATCCGCGCCGAGCACGACGGCGACGCGGGCATCGTCTATTGCTTATCGCGAAAATCGGTCGAGCAGACGGCCGAGTTCCTGCGCGATCAGGGGCTGGATGCGCTGCCCTACCACGCGGGCCTTACGCCCGAGCAGCGGCGATTCAATCAGCAGCGATTCCTGCGCGACGACGGCGTCGTGATGTGCGCGACGATCGCCTTCGGCATGGGCATCGACAAGCCCGACGTGCGCTTCGTCGCGCACCTCGATCTGCCGAAGTCGGTCGAGGGCTACTACCAGGAGACGGGGCGCGCGGGGCGCGACGGCGAACCCGCGACGGCCTGGCTCGCCTACGGCCTCCAGGATGTCGTGCAGCAGCGACGCATGATCGAGCAGGGCGACGGGGATGCATTCCGCCAGCGCCAGCAGTCGCTCCACCTGGATGCGATGCTCGCGTTGTGTGAGACCGCAGGCTGTCGCAGGCAGATGCTCCTCGCATATTTCGGTGAGGATGCGCAGCCCTGCGGCAACTGCGACAACTGCTTGAACCCGCCCGAGACGTGGGATGGGACGGTGCCGGCACAGAAGCTGCTGTCGACGATCGTGCGGCTCGACAGGGCGACCGGCCGCGCGTACGGCGCGGGCGCGCTGATCGACGTGCTGCTCGGAAAGCGCACGGAGCGCTCGTCGGCGCAGGGCCACGACAAGGTCTCGACGTTCGGAATCGGCACCGAGCTCGATGACACCGGCTGGCGGACGGTCGTGCGGCAGTTGCTCGCGATGAATGTGATTTCCGCGGTGGGTGAGTATGGCGTGATGCAGGTGTCGCCGAGGGGTGCGGAGGTGCTGGCTGGTCGCGAACCGGTGAAACTGCGCAAGGACACGACCGCGGCGGTAGCGCGCAGCTCGCGGCGCTCGTCGTCATCCGCTTCGATCGATGAGTTGCAGCCTGGCCAGCGTGAGCGCTTCGAGGCGCTTCGCGAGTGGCGACGCGACACCGCGCGCGATCAGTCCGTGCCCGCGTACGTCGTGTTTAACGATGCGACGCTGCGCGAGTTGGCCGTCGAGCGGCCGAGCACGCTGAACGAACTCGCCGGGATTTCGGGCGTTGGTCGCGCGAAGCTCGAGCAGTACGGGGACGAAGTGCTCGAGGTGCTTGCGGGGGTCTAGGCGGGCCAGCTGGACGCTGGCGAATAACGGGCGGAACGTTTACTCGAACATAGTTTCGAAATATTCCTGAGTTTCCTCTTGCATATTCGAACCTCTGTTCGATACTATGGTGTCACGGAAACGAACACCCCTTCGAATCCACGGCCCGCAGCATCGCGACCAGGAGGCACCACTCCAATGTCCGAGAACGAACCGCCCAACACTCCCGACGATTCCCCGCACGAGCCACACCCCGACACCTACACCCACCACCGCGACCGACTCACCGAAGCCACCACAACCTGCACCGGATCGGAGGAATCAACCACCGCCCGCTCGCGACTGATCCGCGACACCTACAAAACCGCCCAACTCATGCTCGGCCAAGCCGACGCGATCACCCTCCACACCCTCGCCGCCGCCTACCAACTCGCCGACACCCTCGCCACGGCTGACGCGGCGGGCGACCCGGACGGGCACACGTTCCTCCACGACCGCGACCGTCGCTTCGCGTGGCAGCTGCGGTCCCTGATGGGCGAGCTCAGCCTCGTCATACGCGACACCGACACCGCCCTGCGAAACCGTGCCCACGACGCGCACACCCTCGTGACTTGCTACCCCGAGTGGGTCGACGCGATCGCCGAAGCCCGCATCACCCTCCGCCACGCCCGCGAACTGCTCCGCGGCGTGAGCGCCCTCCACCTCAGCGACGCGGTCGCGCTCGCCGAGCGGGCGCTTCGGTATGCCGCGTCGCACGCGGTCCACGAAACCCGCAAATACGTGGACCGGGAAGCCGCGAAGCTCGCGGCCGAGGACTTCGAAGCCGCCCACGCCCGCGAACGCGCCGCACGCTACGTGTCGGTACGCCCGGAAGCATACGGGATGGCGACGCTGTTCGCGTACCTGCCGCTGGAGCAGGCCACCGCGATCCACGAGATCCTCACCCGCCAGGCCCGCGCCCTGCGCGAGGACCAGCAGCGCGACGCGGACGCGGCTCGCGCCACGGGTGCGGACGGTGTCGGTCTCGACAGCGCCGCCCGTGCCGACACCGCCCGTGCCGACACCGCCCGGGCCGACGCCGCCGGGAGCGCCGACGGTGCCGCTACTGCCGACAGTGCCCCTGCTGCCGACAGTGCCCCTGCTGCAAGCGGCGTCACGGGTGACACCGTCGCGCCGGACACGCGCACCACCGCGCAACTCAAGGCCGACATCTTCGCCGAAACCCTGCTCACCGCGACCCCCGAATCGATCCTCACGAGCCCCACCGCGGGCGCGGCGCGAATCACCGCGACCGTGAACATCACCATCCCCGTCCTCACCCTCCTCGAAGGCCGCGTCGATGGCAGCGACCCCGCCCTGCTCGACGGGATCGCGCCGATCGGGTTCGACACCGCCCGGCAGCTCGCCGCGAGCGCGCCTGGGTGGCAGCGGATCCTGACCCACCCAATCACCGGGCATGCGGTATCGGTCGACACGTACACCCCGAGCGCGAGCCTGCGCCGATTCGTGCAGATCCGCGACACGACCTGCCGCCACCCCGGCTGCGCCCGCCCCGCCACGGCGAGCGATCTCGACCACACCATCCCGTACGTCGACGGCGGGGCCACCTCACAGTCGAATCTTGCCGCGCTGTGCCGACCGCACCACGTGCAGAAACATCACGCCGGGTGGGGCGTGCGGCACGTCGGTCGCGGGGTGTTCGAGTTCACCACCCCGCTCGGCCACACCACGGTGACCGAGCCCGCGACCCACGGGCCGCGGTTCCACCCCACCGGGGAACGCGTCGACGGGCCCGCCACGAATTCGGGAAGTGGGCCCGCCGAAAATTCTGGCAGTGGGCCCGCCGAAAATTCTGGCAGTGGGCCCGCCGACGGTGAGGCACCGACCGGGTCGGCCGGTCAGGACCGGGACGCCGACCATGACGGGAGCGACGACCAGCCGCCGTTCTAGCCGCAGGACCCGCCGCAACCACGGCGAGACTCAAACAACCCCGTTTCGTTGCCCGTTACTTTTCCCGTTTCTCAGTCGTTTCCTAGTCCGTCCCTTTGTCCGTCGCGATTCTTAGGCGCAGCACCACCTGCGCCTCCTCGTCGCGCCCCCGAGACCCCCAGCGCCTCGTAAAGCAGCACGCGCGACCTACGCGAACAGCGCGATGGTGTTCAGCAGCATGATGATGCCGAGCAGCGCCAGGAGTCCGCCGACGAACAACAGGGCCTTCTCACGGCCGTGCTTGATCCGGGGTCGTGAGGCTTCGCTTGCGTTCGAGCCTCGCGCATTCGAGGCTCGCGCATTCGAGTCGCCAGCCGCTGAGTCGCCCGCGGCTGAGCCAACAGCATCCGCGCGGCCCGAGTCCGCGCCCCGCCCTACCCCGACGCCCCCACCTGCGTTCGAGTCCGCGGCAGTCGTCGCCGCCTGCGCCTGCGGTTCAACCGCGATCGCCTCGGCCCACTGCGGCGCATCCTCGAAGTCTTCATCGATGCCGTTCTCGGCCGGGTAACCCACCGATTGCGAATAGCTCGGCGACTCGTGCTCGGGTGCACGCCGCGCCTGTACGAGCACAAAAATGCCGTAGCCGAGCAGGAGAATCCCGACGAGCAGCAGGATCCCACCGATCCCGAGTACGACGATGTTGGCGATGAACGCGAACGTGAACATTCCTAGAGCTCCGCGTCCGGCACGGAGAAGGTGTTACAGGCGCTTGCACCACCCTGGTAGCCAGCCATCAGCCAGTTCGTGCGCTGCTCGCTCGTTCCGTGGGTGAAGCTTTCCGGCTGCACATCCATGCCGGCCTGCTCCTGGATGTGGTCATCACCAATGGCCTGCGCCGCCGAAATCGTGGTCTGAATCTCGGCACGCGTCGGCTCCTGCATGAGCTGGTTTCCCTGCGAGTCGGTCGCTTTCGCGGCGCTCTGCATCCACGCGCCCGCGAGGCAGTCGGCCTGCAACTCGGTGCGAACCGCGCCACCCGTCGGACCCTCGTCACGAGTATTGCTGCTCGAGAGGATGCCTCCGAGATTCTGGATGTGGTGACCCCACTCGTGCGCGACAACATACATCTCGGCGAGCGGCCCGCCCTCGGCGCCGTACTGCTGCACGAGAATGTCGAAGAACGAGGTGTCAACGTAGATGCTCTGGTCGGCCGGGCAATAGAACGGACCGATCGCGCTCGACGCCGTGCCACAGGCCGTGTTGGTCTGCTGCTCGAAGATGTAGACGGTCGGGTTCACGTAGCCGTCGATGCCGATGGTCGGAGCGGCCTCGGTCCAATACTGCTCGAGCGACACCGCGGCGCCCTCGATACGACAGTCAATCTGCGCGTTCGCTTCCTGACCGGTGCAGGCGAAGTCCTCATCGGCGTAGTTGCTCGACGATGAGCTACTCGCACCGCCCAGCATCCCGGTGATGTCGACGCCGAGAAACTGCGAGACA
This DNA window, taken from Gulosibacter molinativorax, encodes the following:
- a CDS encoding ATP-binding protein; protein product: MDPLDNPYTPNAGATPEVMIGRDDQVATFRMLLQRVARGRPEQSMIVTGLRGVGKTVLLNRFEKIANELDWEVIAFEASKHDDSHFRQTMFTQLRGALLRLSPRKRWDEWAQRAGEALSAFALSVDQTGTFSLSWDVPPAEGIADHGDIALDLIDVLVAIGKAAQNREKGLAILIDEIQFLSTPQLEALIQSINRTVQLNLPVAFVGAGLPQIAKLAGDAKSYAERLFKFPHIGELSELDAGLAFTEPAQTEGVMFDEAAVKLAVQIARGYPYFIQELGYQVWAVAEGNRVTVEDVVAAQEAYEMKLDSSFFRVRLDRATPLQAAYMRAMAQLGPHPQKAADVAKLLHRESTQIAPTRAELIEMGLLYTPDHGYAAFTVPDFDKFMLRAIPRLEVPPIQRRRKRG
- a CDS encoding rhodanese-like domain-containing protein; this encodes MNEITPKDLYELGTDVTLIDVREPNEVAEVRVSYAKSIPLSELSERVDEIPEGAYIMCHAGGRSARTVEHLERLGKSTINVTGGISEWEQDGLPVERG
- a CDS encoding cation-translocating P-type ATPase, with the protein product MIRRVEGRIMDAQQQIASQQGNSGRHHRGHDSASEGAASERWTETAYLLSADEVLERLESSATGLSAEEAQRRAQEFGPNAIISLERDNAFLRYLNQFKDWLIILLLACAAVTAYLGDWNTSIVLLVLVGINTVIGFTQEQRARHTMKSLEDLVKPSAEVLRDGKLLEIESASIVPGDVVRLAEGDFVPADVRIIEAQALSTNEFALTGESEPSRKHTHAIKHEVPLGDRFNLAFAGTTVAQGEGLGVAIDTGMRMELGRIASLSESAVPTPSPLQRETTRIAQVVGTLVVGLTAIVLALGVWANMPFREALLFAVGMACALVPQGLPAEVNTALAQASSTLARKNALVKRLTSVETLGATAVICTDKTGTLTKNEMTVEELLIGLTPATVTGTGYAPEGELVDDEGRTLAPEATPRILLECGVLASNAKLLPPDAEHADWWILGDPTEGALLTLAAKGGIDLDALQREQQEIRELPFDSVRQRMTSIRLDARGKYRAWVKGNPERVLERAVSILDGEAVRPLTDEDRAHILGIVREREQRALRNLALAVRDLDREDARAENEGPMIIEQGLTFLGVASMIDPVRDEVPSAIAATLGAHIRINIITGDSALTASAIARSAGLVDEQNGELRTVTTAQLQQLTDAQVLELALAGGVVFSRVSPEDKLRIVNLIKGSGTVVAVTGDGINDAPALRSASIGVAMGRSGTDVAKQSADLILLDDSFASLVRAIREGRRIYANIAKGVLSCLTTNAAELVVNLVSLALAAVAGVPVALNVLQILAIDLLGEILPIAALGSDPEEGETMRRAPRDRRARILNRRTLLDVGLSGTVMGVLALAGYLLTYRMHGVDPAGLAATDTSAQLASTVTYVTILVTQFVNIIHRRSVHGAFSRIQLRNRWFWLAVLVATVLMLAIVYVPFIGEFFGTAPLGLEEWGLVLIAAAVMLAARYVIAWLPAVRGEREAA
- the recQ gene encoding DNA helicase RecQ, whose product is MTDAALATLERVWGYSDFRGPQRQIVDTVIAGQNALVLMPTGGGKSLCYQIPSLVRDGTGIIISPLIALMQDQVAALEQLGVRAAFLNSTLDPDTRRLVEQQYLAGELDMLYLAPERLQASLPLLHRGKIALFAIDEAHCVSQWGHDFRPDYLGLSVIQEEFPDVPRIALTATATVQTREEIASRLGLEDAPKFVSSFDRPNIQYRIVPKNRARDSLLRFIRAEHDGDAGIVYCLSRKSVEQTAEFLRDQGLDALPYHAGLTPEQRRFNQQRFLRDDGVVMCATIAFGMGIDKPDVRFVAHLDLPKSVEGYYQETGRAGRDGEPATAWLAYGLQDVVQQRRMIEQGDGDAFRQRQQSLHLDAMLALCETAGCRRQMLLAYFGEDAQPCGNCDNCLNPPETWDGTVPAQKLLSTIVRLDRATGRAYGAGALIDVLLGKRTERSSAQGHDKVSTFGIGTELDDTGWRTVVRQLLAMNVISAVGEYGVMQVSPRGAEVLAGREPVKLRKDTTAAVARSSRRSSSSASIDELQPGQRERFEALREWRRDTARDQSVPAYVVFNDATLRELAVERPSTLNELAGISGVGRAKLEQYGDEVLEVLAGV
- a CDS encoding HNH endonuclease signature motif containing protein; translation: MSENEPPNTPDDSPHEPHPDTYTHHRDRLTEATTTCTGSEESTTARSRLIRDTYKTAQLMLGQADAITLHTLAAAYQLADTLATADAAGDPDGHTFLHDRDRRFAWQLRSLMGELSLVIRDTDTALRNRAHDAHTLVTCYPEWVDAIAEARITLRHARELLRGVSALHLSDAVALAERALRYAASHAVHETRKYVDREAAKLAAEDFEAAHARERAARYVSVRPEAYGMATLFAYLPLEQATAIHEILTRQARALREDQQRDADAARATGADGVGLDSAARADTARADTARADAAGSADGAATADSAPAADSAPAASGVTGDTVAPDTRTTAQLKADIFAETLLTATPESILTSPTAGAARITATVNITIPVLTLLEGRVDGSDPALLDGIAPIGFDTARQLAASAPGWQRILTHPITGHAVSVDTYTPSASLRRFVQIRDTTCRHPGCARPATASDLDHTIPYVDGGATSQSNLAALCRPHHVQKHHAGWGVRHVGRGVFEFTTPLGHTTVTEPATHGPRFHPTGERVDGPATNSGSGPAENSGSGPAENSGSGPADGEAPTGSAGQDRDADHDGSDDQPPF
- the ypfJ gene encoding KPN_02809 family neutral zinc metallopeptidase, which gives rise to MTFNDNSNFDSGHVRRRRPSSGGGMGGSRGGGGGGGGLGRGGAIGGGGILLVLVAFLVSQFLGVDITGMLGGASSSSSSNYADEDFACTGQEANAQIDCRIEGAAVSLEQYWTEAAPTIGIDGYVNPTVYIFEQQTNTACGTASSAIGPFYCPADQSIYVDTSFFDILVQQYGAEGGPLAEMYVVAHEWGHHIQNLGGILSSSNTRDEGPTGGAVRTELQADCLAGAWMQSAAKATDSQGNQLMQEPTRAEIQTTISAAQAIGDDHIQEQAGMDVQPESFTHGTSEQRTNWLMAGYQGGASACNTFSVPDAEL